DNA from Xiphophorus maculatus strain JP 163 A chromosome 6, X_maculatus-5.0-male, whole genome shotgun sequence:
AAAACTATATAGCTCCTTTCCTAAGAGCAgtttgggtttaaaaaaaaaaaaactaaatcatttagtcataaaattttttatcaaaacagtttttataacAGATTCAGCTATACTTCCTTTCAAATCTTCACTGGAAGACATGTATTCTTCCTTTACTTTATCattaagatttttattgtttaaatttttgtctAACCATTACATTGTTGTAATTTCTGTTCTTGCCTTTTAAAATGCGTGCTTTGATCATGTTGAATCAGGAGAGAAACTTTTAGTTTCAATACAAATTCATGCCACTAGGAGGCCCCGTCTCCTCAGGAATGTAGCTTGGTGCAGCTCCCATTTGTCTTAAACTTACAAGAGCCAGATATCATCTGCCAGTCTTAGAAAAGTTCCATACTTTAACAGGCAAATTATGCCAGTTATGTTGATAAcattcaaattgaaaaaaataattacttgtaAAAAAGCTCCATTCATTTTGAATGTGATATTCTCTCTTCAGACGTTGGATACACTgacaattacatttatttgatagatcttttttctcctgtttaaaaaaaaaaatcaccattaCGGTATTTATGAAGGGCGACCTGTTCAGGATGTACCGACATCGCACCCTCCAGAAACCTTGCAATCCAAAAGCATGAATTGGGTTTAGATAgtgaattttcattttaagaagtgtatttctttcaaatttttaggatgaaaagcaaaaaagtgaCATATTTATACATGTAGATAGACAAATGCTGAGCTGCGTACTACAGCGTGAGGAATGCAGTTAATTTATGCTACGATTGAAACaaaattggattttatgtgtATTGTGATATGTAATGTCTGTGCACACAAGTAGAAATTGGGGATGTTGGATAAAAGTTGTTCCTTTTTATATAGGGTAGATgtctaaatttaaataaaagcatttcatgttttgttctttattgCAACATATATACGTCAATTAAAATGTTGACAcgtattaaaatactttaaactcatttttaatatgtttaatatattttcaggTTCAAACAAAAACCATATCTGATAATACTGGCCTCTTGAATTCATCAAGTCAACAAGTTAAACAGTCTCACTTTTTTAGTGTGAGACggttgaaataatacaaactattttatattgttttgttctcgcttttttattgaacatttgcactcagaaataaagcaaataaatgtgtGCCACTCTGAGGAATATTGCTGATAGATCAGTaaacataaaatgattaaatactGACATTACATATCAAATCTTGGATTCAGCATGAATAGCAACAAAGGGGTCCTCGTCTAAGTTGCTGATCTTGAAGTGGGCGTGCCCATCATCACTAACAAGAATCTGCTTTCCAGTGCAGTTGTTGCCTTCCTTCTGACCAGAAATAACATCACAGTATGTGCCACCTGACATACCAGTGTTAAGGGTCACATTAAGGGTCCTAAAGGCAAAGACAGGGTGACATGAGAGCAACCATAATATGTAGTGTAGtttaacattttgtacatttctttttctttccttcatcaTTTCAGAATGGAAATGCACCTCAAAtcagaataaatttgaaaagttactttatttcagtaactctaTTAGTGACATATTTCAAGTGTTCATTACAGTTCCTTTGGATGAatatggcttacagctaatgaaagccaaaactgaaatgatttgaGGAAAAGGTTTTTCATGTCAGAGTAATGCCTGACTGTTCCCGTTATAGTAGTTTTTCCAACAACTAAAGATAATTTTATGGATCCACTTTCAATCCaattcttatatatatatattggtcTGTGAAGGAGTGGAAAAGCAGAATTTCAGTCCTTACCAGTCATCATtgttaaaaactataaaaccaCGATCACCACGTCCAAAGGCAACCTGGTTGCTCTGGTTATCCCACCAGTTGGTTTGAGGCTGTCCATTGACCACATTACGGAAAATTACCATATTTCTTCAAAGCAGATgtacaaaacatatatatagAATTATTTACCATGTAAAACTTTCTTTGTATAATCTGTAAAAGTAAGCCAAATTTGGTCATGTTTTGGTGAAAGGTTGGCAGCTTCCTCTAAGAACTTACGTGATCTGACGCCATCTGTGCTCACACACCCATCCGTCTCCACATGTCTGATCTGGGTTAACAGAAACAGACTTAGTGGATCCATTAGTGTTGCTTGGAGGGCCCATCCAATCATTCTGATCCTATTGGTTTTGAAAAATAGGTGAAACATAAAAGTCTCTGGAAAACGCTTGATACTTAAAGGTTGGCAGACTTTACTTTTCCATTCACAAAGTTTCTGTTCCAGCTGTAGCTAGACATAACCCTGGTCACTCCATAGGGGTGAGCAAGCATGTACCCGACTGCCATCTTGTAGAGTCTGGAGTCCCAGAAAGTTATGATGGATGAGCCACCTGCCCCATGACCTCTCTGGTTATCGTGGTTATCAACAAAGACAACAGCATTGCCATCAGACATGAAGCTCCACCCTTCTCCCCAGGTCCTGGAAACAAGATATAGAAACATTGTAGACgatgaaaaagataaaaaaataataaaacaaaaacgttcttaaaaaaataccagaaaattTTTAGTTATGATATTACTGCAATAAACTATTTCAAgagatatttattattactgtttgCTGCTGTTAGGTGTGAGGTGTTACAAACTTTCCTCCATTCCCACAATTCCAATAACCTTGCAACTTCAGGTGAAGGTGGCAAATTAATGCATATTAAcacatgcacaaaaacacaaattatttgaATGACTGGTACAAATACAGGTTTCTATTTCCGCATAATGGCCCAACTACCTTAATTCTGAATGCAGTCTTGATCGAGCATACAATTAGGATTTCATCTTAAGATATCCTTTCCTGCATGTGCCAGAACATAATTGCTCTAGTCCTTAGCAGAAACTGCTCATTTGTATAGCAAAACATATTTGTTCATCATCACAGCTGATTGACTTAAGAAGGAGTTGTACATCAATGCCATTTCAGAATcaagaaaattgtatttaaaagttCATAAGGGGACATCAGGATTTTTAATGCTGGCAGATCTGCCAAAATAAACATACCTTGTGTAAAACAGTTTCTCTTCATCCCACTTTCTAAAGACTTTTCCTAATTTTGCACCATATTTGAACTCTGTCACTCTGCCCAGATGGACATACTCAGTGTAAGAGATGGCCTCACCTCCCAAATCAATAACCTAGGGccaagggaaaaagaaaaattaacatgtACACCAGAAATGGTTCAGTCTGACTATCCCAAGtcacaaatacaacaaaacatttagattttctcttaagaaatatgtttttgcttattttgttgaaacaaatacaaaactctAGGATACATCTGTTAAAGTCTCAGTAAAGTGTCAGTAATTTTTAGGGATGGAtcataaatgtcatgtttttatattttgctaaatgttttagaCATCCCATAATTGTTTTCATGTGTACATCTGCTTCCTGAATTTTGCATGTCATcttgttttccctctttttcttaTGGTTCTTATTGCAGCCTGTTTTATGtcttatgtgtttattttaaacaaataatattgCTAGAGCTTACCCAGTCCATTGAAGAGTGAAGCTTTCATAAAAGTATCTTTTTTCTGGCAGCAGTATTTAAGATGCAAACCATTTGCATGCACTTTCTCACAATTGTGTTTGTACTCAAGACCTCAGGCTGCTGTCTCTTTGAAGATCTGATAAACTGAGTCAGTGATACTCTTATGTCCCAAggagtgtttttaaatgtgtgacaGTGAATCTTTCTTCCTAGCAACCTTTTATATTACACTGCTCTAGTAGACTAGAGTACTGTGATATTTAatttatctgaaacatttaagtttgacaaaatatgcaaaaaagattaaatctaTGAGGAGGCAACTACTGTACTTTACACTACTTAGCcacaacacaaaacacaatatATACTATGTGACATtattagacattttaaatatctcttcatttaagaaaaaaaaaaatccattacaTAAATTTTACCTCCTGAAAGATGAAAGGTTTGGAATCCCTGGGAAACCACGTTGTGTTGAGGTTCTGAAGACGACCGTAAACATTTTCCAGGTCACCTGGCCACATGTGCTTGCAGGCATCCACTCGGAATCCAGCTACACCTAAATCAATTAGCTTGTTCATGTACTCAGCCACTTTGCCTCTGACGTAGTCTTTCTCCAAATCAAGGTCCAAAAGACTGACCAGACGGCAGTCTCGCACCTAAGACAACCAGTGCTTATGTTATTATTCCATCTAAAATAACCTAATTAGTGTTAACAAAATAATATAGAATTGATCAACTTTATTGTATTAATGAAAgcttaataaatgttttgtattttaaagtaaaatgttcaagCAGTTGTGTTAGTGACTAATATCCTGTCCTACACAACAGGATATTAGTCACTTTAAGATAGTAGATACTTAAAGtggatattttaaatagttttttaattgaaaaatgatttaagaATGTTTTACCTGAAAAATATCTCCATAGTTTTCTATGTCACCGCTGCTCGTTCTGCATTTGTTCACACTGAAGTCCCAAGCCGAGTACGGGACGCTTGGAAAGTCCTTTTTGCTGGCACTGAACCAGCTTCCACATGAGGAGTGGTTTC
Protein-coding regions in this window:
- the LOC102221734 gene encoding alpha-amylase 1-like isoform X1, translating into MKLFILITLFGLSLTQHNPHFKRGRTTIVHLFEWRWSDIAAECERFLAPKGFGGVQISPPNEHIVLDQPWRPWWQRYQPISYDLCSRSGSEEEFKDMIIRCNNVGVNIYVDAVINHMCGSGGGEGNHSSCGSWFSASKKDFPSVPYSAWDFSVNKCRTSSGDIENYGDIFQVRDCRLVSLLDLDLEKDYVRGKVAEYMNKLIDLGVAGFRVDACKHMWPGDLENVYGRLQNLNTTWFPRDSKPFIFQEVIDLGGEAISYTEYVHLGRVTEFKYGAKLGKVFRKWDEEKLFYTRTWGEGWSFMSDGNAVVFVDNHDNQRGHGAGGSSIITFWDSRLYKMAVGYMLAHPYGVTRVMSSYSWNRNFVNGKDQNDWMGPPSNTNGSTKSVSVNPDQTCGDGWVCEHRWRQITNMVIFRNVVNGQPQTNWWDNQSNQVAFGRGDRGFIVFNNDDWTLNVTLNTGMSGGTYCDVISGQKEGNNCTGKQILVSDDGHAHFKISNLDEDPFVAIHAESKI
- the LOC102221734 gene encoding alpha-amylase 1-like isoform X2, with protein sequence MKLFILITLFGLSLTQHNPHFKRGRTTIVHLFEWRWSDIAAECERFLAPKGFGGVQISPPNEHIVLDQPWRPWWQRYQPISYDLCSRSGSEEEFKDMIIRCNNVGVNIYVDAVINHMCGSGGGEGNHSSCGSWFSASKKDFPSVPYSAWDFSVNKCRTSSGDIENYGDIFQVRDCRLVSLLDLDLEKDYVRGKVAEYMNKLIDLGVAGFRVDACKHMWPGDLENVYGRLQNLNTTWFPRDSKPFIFQEVIDLGGEAISYTEYVHLGRVTEFKYGAKLGKVFRKWDEEKLFYTRTWGEGWSFMSDGNAVVFVDNHDNQRGHGAGGSSIITFWDSRLYKMAVGYMLAHPYGVTRVMSSYSWNRNFVNGKDQNDWMGPPSNTNGSTKSVSVNPDQTCGDGWVCEHRWRQITCPSCIVYFHSTGTTARHHVAATSVSPQCRAGTPHPSILTIPHSLLPVFLSHQPLSLSLSLSVSLSLHLPGPTAELLSADLDQ